From one Bacteroides eggerthii genomic stretch:
- a CDS encoding acetate--CoA ligase family protein yields MITNQLLHPASIVVVGASNNVHKPGGAILRNLISGGYAGELRAVNPKETEVQGVAAYADVKDIPDTDLAILAIPAVMCPNAVEVLAAEKQVRAFIILSAGFGEETHEGALLEDRILETVNKYGASLIGPNCIGLMNTWHHSVFSQPIPNLHPQGVDLVSSSGATAVFILESAVTKGLQFNSVWSVGNAKQIGVEDVLQYMDEHFDPEKDSGIKLLYIESIGDPDRLLFHASSLIKKGCKIAAIKSGSSENGSRAASSHTGAIASSDSAVEALFRKAGIVRCYSREELTTVGCIFTLPELQGKNFAIITHAGGPGVMLTDALSKGGLNVPKLEGELAEELKGKLFPGAAVGNPIDILATGTPEHLRLCLEYCEEKFDNVDAVMAIFGTPGLVTMFEMYDVLHEKMQTCKKPIFPILPSINTAGAEVSAFLAKGHVNFADEVTLGAALSRIMNVSKPANNEIELFGVDVPRIRRIIDSIPEDGYIEPHQVQALLRSAGIPVVEEFVSANEEEVLAFARRAGFPVVAKVVGPVHKSDVGGVVLNIKSEQHLALEFERMMQIPEVTGIMVQPMLKGTELFIGAKYEEKFGHVVLCGLGGIFVEVLKDVSSGLAPLSYDEAYSMIHSLRAYKIIKGTRGQKGVNEDKFAEIIVRLSTLLRFATEIKEMDINPLLATEKYVIAVDARIRIEKQ; encoded by the coding sequence ATGATAACAAACCAATTGCTGCATCCTGCCAGTATTGTGGTGGTGGGGGCATCCAATAATGTACATAAACCGGGAGGTGCTATCCTGAGAAATTTGATTAGTGGTGGATATGCGGGAGAACTGCGTGCCGTCAATCCCAAAGAGACGGAGGTGCAGGGAGTTGCCGCTTATGCCGATGTAAAAGATATTCCGGATACGGACCTGGCGATCCTTGCCATACCGGCAGTGATGTGCCCGAATGCAGTGGAGGTATTGGCTGCCGAAAAGCAGGTGCGGGCGTTCATCATTCTTTCTGCCGGATTTGGAGAGGAGACACATGAGGGTGCGCTTCTGGAAGACCGTATTTTGGAAACGGTAAATAAGTACGGTGCTTCCTTGATAGGTCCCAATTGCATCGGGCTGATGAACACGTGGCATCACAGTGTGTTCAGCCAGCCGATACCGAACTTGCATCCGCAGGGTGTCGATCTGGTATCCAGTTCCGGGGCAACTGCGGTATTTATATTGGAAAGCGCGGTTACCAAGGGGTTGCAGTTCAATTCTGTGTGGTCTGTGGGCAATGCCAAGCAGATTGGGGTGGAAGACGTGCTGCAATATATGGACGAGCATTTTGATCCGGAAAAGGACTCCGGGATAAAGCTGCTTTATATAGAAAGTATAGGCGACCCTGACAGGCTATTGTTCCACGCTTCTTCATTAATAAAGAAAGGGTGCAAGATTGCGGCTATCAAATCCGGCAGCAGTGAGAACGGGAGCCGCGCGGCATCTTCGCATACGGGGGCCATTGCCAGCTCCGATTCGGCAGTGGAGGCTTTGTTCCGTAAAGCGGGTATCGTGCGCTGCTATTCGCGTGAGGAGCTGACCACAGTGGGGTGTATTTTCACCTTGCCGGAATTGCAGGGAAAGAATTTCGCCATTATTACCCATGCCGGCGGTCCGGGTGTGATGCTGACTGATGCGCTAAGTAAGGGTGGACTGAATGTGCCGAAGTTGGAAGGTGAGCTTGCCGAAGAGTTGAAAGGTAAGCTTTTTCCGGGCGCTGCGGTCGGAAACCCGATAGATATTCTGGCCACCGGAACGCCTGAGCATTTGCGGCTTTGCTTGGAATATTGTGAAGAGAAGTTTGATAACGTGGATGCGGTAATGGCCATTTTCGGTACACCGGGGTTGGTTACCATGTTCGAGATGTATGATGTGCTGCACGAAAAGATGCAAACCTGCAAAAAACCTATCTTTCCTATTCTTCCTTCCATCAATACGGCAGGGGCTGAAGTGTCTGCTTTTCTGGCTAAAGGGCATGTCAACTTTGCCGACGAAGTGACGTTGGGTGCGGCGCTTTCACGCATAATGAATGTGTCGAAACCTGCGAATAACGAAATAGAACTTTTTGGCGTGGATGTTCCCCGTATTCGCCGTATCATAGACTCCATTCCCGAGGACGGTTATATAGAACCGCATCAGGTGCAGGCATTGCTCCGTTCCGCAGGGATTCCGGTTGTAGAGGAGTTTGTGTCTGCAAATGAGGAAGAGGTGCTTGCCTTTGCCCGTCGTGCCGGATTCCCGGTGGTAGCGAAAGTGGTGGGCCCTGTACATAAATCCGATGTAGGTGGTGTGGTGCTGAACATCAAGAGCGAACAGCATCTTGCTTTGGAATTTGAACGTATGATGCAGATTCCGGAAGTTACAGGCATTATGGTACAGCCCATGCTGAAAGGGACGGAGTTGTTTATCGGAGCGAAGTATGAAGAGAAGTTCGGGCATGTAGTGCTTTGCGGTTTGGGTGGTATTTTTGTGGAAGTGCTCAAGGATGTATCTTCCGGTTTGGCTCCTTTGTCTTACGACGAGGCTTACTCTATGATCCATTCCTTGCGCGCCTATAAGATTATAAAAGGTACGCGCGGACAGAAGGGGGTGAATGAAGACAAGTTTGCCGAAATCATTGTCCGCTTGTCCACTTTGCTGCGCTTTGCTACGGAAATAAAGGAAATGGATATTAACCCGTTATTGGCTACTGAAAAATACGTGATAGCAGTAGATGCCCGCATCAGAATAGAAAAGCAATAG
- the metG gene encoding methionine--tRNA ligase, whose product MEKKFKRTTVTSALPYANGPVHIGHLAGVYVPADIYVRYLRLKKEDVVFIGGSDEHGVPITIRAKKEGITPQDVVDRYHTLIKQSFEEFGISFDVYSRTTSKTHHDTASEFFRKLYDKGEFIEKTSMQYYDEEAKTFLADRYITGECPHCHAEGAYGDQCEKCGTSLSPTDLINPKSAISGSQPVMRETKHWYLPLDKHEAWLRQWILDDHKEWRPNVYGQCKSWLDMGLQPRAVSRDLDWGIPVPVEGAEGKVLYVWFDAPIGYISNTKELLPDSWEKWWKDPETRLVHFIGKDNIVFHCIVFPAMLKAEGSYILPDNVPSNEFLNLEGDKISTSRNWAVWLHEYLADFPGKQDVLRYVLTANAPETKDNDFTWKDFQARNNNELVAVYGNFVNRALQLTKKYFDGTVPAAGELTDYDKETLKEFADVKAEVEKLLDVFKFRDAQKEAMNLARIGNKYLADTEPWKLAKTDMSRVATILNISLQLVANLAIAFEPFLPFSSEKLRKMLNMDSFDWAELGHTDLLPAGHQLAAPELLFEKIEDDVIQAQVDKLLATKKANEAAGYKANPIKSVISFEDFEKLDIRVGTVLECEAVPKMKKLLKFKIADGLENRTIVSGIAQHYQPEELVGKQVLFIANLAPRQFKNGLVSEGMILSAENYDGALAVTSLLREVKPGSEVK is encoded by the coding sequence ATGGAAAAGAAATTCAAACGTACTACCGTAACATCGGCACTGCCCTATGCCAACGGGCCTGTCCATATCGGACACCTCGCAGGGGTATATGTGCCTGCTGACATTTACGTCCGCTACCTGAGACTTAAAAAAGAAGATGTAGTCTTTATCGGCGGTTCCGATGAACATGGGGTACCTATTACCATCCGCGCCAAGAAAGAAGGAATTACTCCTCAGGATGTGGTAGACCGTTATCATACACTCATCAAGCAATCTTTCGAGGAGTTCGGCATTTCGTTCGATGTGTACAGCCGCACAACCTCAAAGACACACCACGACACAGCTTCCGAATTCTTCCGTAAGTTGTACGACAAAGGCGAATTTATCGAGAAAACCAGTATGCAATACTACGACGAGGAAGCCAAAACATTCCTTGCCGACCGCTACATCACCGGCGAGTGCCCCCACTGCCATGCCGAAGGCGCTTATGGCGACCAATGCGAAAAGTGCGGTACGAGCCTCAGCCCTACCGACCTGATTAATCCTAAAAGCGCCATCAGCGGCAGCCAGCCCGTAATGCGCGAAACCAAGCACTGGTACCTGCCACTCGACAAGCATGAGGCATGGCTCCGCCAATGGATATTGGATGACCACAAAGAATGGCGTCCCAATGTATACGGCCAATGTAAAAGCTGGCTCGACATGGGACTGCAACCGCGTGCCGTAAGCCGCGACCTCGACTGGGGTATCCCCGTTCCGGTGGAAGGTGCCGAGGGCAAAGTGCTTTACGTATGGTTCGACGCCCCTATCGGCTACATCAGCAATACGAAAGAGTTGCTTCCCGACTCGTGGGAAAAATGGTGGAAAGATCCGGAGACACGTCTGGTTCACTTCATCGGAAAGGACAATATCGTGTTCCACTGCATCGTATTCCCTGCTATGCTGAAAGCGGAAGGCAGCTATATCCTTCCTGATAACGTGCCCAGCAATGAGTTCCTGAACTTGGAAGGCGACAAGATTTCCACTTCCCGCAACTGGGCGGTGTGGCTGCACGAATATCTGGCGGACTTTCCCGGCAAACAGGATGTGTTGCGCTATGTGCTTACAGCCAACGCTCCGGAGACTAAGGACAACGACTTCACTTGGAAAGATTTTCAGGCACGCAACAACAACGAGCTGGTAGCCGTATACGGCAACTTCGTGAACCGCGCCTTGCAACTCACCAAGAAATACTTCGACGGTACAGTACCCGCAGCAGGCGAATTAACCGACTATGACAAGGAAACCCTTAAAGAGTTCGCCGATGTGAAAGCAGAAGTGGAAAAACTGCTCGACGTATTCAAATTCCGCGACGCACAGAAAGAAGCCATGAACCTGGCACGCATCGGCAACAAATACCTGGCAGATACCGAACCCTGGAAACTTGCCAAAACAGATATGTCACGTGTAGCCACCATTCTGAACATTTCCTTACAGTTGGTTGCCAACCTTGCCATTGCTTTCGAGCCGTTCCTGCCCTTCAGTAGTGAAAAACTTCGCAAAATGCTGAACATGGACAGTTTCGACTGGGCAGAACTGGGACACACCGACCTGCTTCCCGCCGGACATCAACTGGCAGCGCCCGAACTTCTGTTTGAAAAGATCGAGGACGACGTTATCCAAGCGCAGGTGGACAAACTGCTCGCTACCAAGAAAGCCAATGAGGCCGCCGGCTACAAGGCCAATCCTATCAAGTCCGTTATCTCATTCGAAGATTTTGAGAAACTGGATATTCGCGTAGGAACCGTATTGGAATGTGAGGCCGTACCCAAAATGAAAAAGCTATTGAAGTTCAAGATAGCCGACGGACTGGAAAACCGCACCATCGTCAGCGGCATCGCACAACACTATCAACCGGAAGAGCTGGTAGGCAAGCAAGTGCTGTTCATTGCCAACCTCGCTCCCCGCCAATTCAAAAACGGGCTGGTGAGCGAAGGCATGATACTTTCCGCCGAAAACTATGACGGTGCATTGGCCGTCACCTCACTGCTGCGCGAAGTGAAGCCGGGCAGTGAAGTGAAATAA
- a CDS encoding lipopolysaccharide biosynthesis protein, translated as MKESSLKAKTAKGLFWGGVGNGLQQLFNLFFGIFLARLLDASDYGMIGMLAIFSAISSVIQEGGFGAALINKEKITQEDCNAVFWFSLSAGFCLYILLFLSAPFIAGFYGIPELAPLSRFMFLGFLIGCTGTVHGAIFTKRLMIKEKIHINLIALFCSGCIGLAMAYCGMAYWAIATQQVSYMLLMVSMLWYKSPWKPTLQFSAAPLKEMLPFSIKIAFTNIFNQINQNILTVLMGKYYTSRQVGYYTQGNKWMMMGSSLVTSMVTNVAQPVLIQVSSEVERQKNVFRKMLRFVSFISFPAMLGLALIAPELITITITDKWQASVRILQLLCVWGAVIPINSLYSNMIISRGQSQVYMWNTVALGILQILALIFMSRYGIFAMLATFTTINVMWLGIWNAFARKSIGLQYSEMLKDLLPFLMAAIATTTVTYVLTQNITNPYMSLACKTALAVLLYATIMWAGKSVIFKESIRYILKRESK; from the coding sequence ATGAAGGAGTCGTCATTAAAAGCAAAAACCGCTAAAGGATTGTTTTGGGGAGGCGTAGGCAACGGGCTGCAGCAACTTTTCAATCTGTTCTTCGGGATTTTCCTTGCGCGACTTCTTGATGCTTCGGACTACGGGATGATTGGCATGCTTGCAATCTTCTCGGCCATTTCAAGCGTCATTCAAGAAGGTGGATTCGGCGCAGCCCTCATCAATAAGGAGAAGATAACCCAAGAAGACTGCAACGCTGTCTTTTGGTTCAGCCTAAGCGCCGGATTTTGCCTGTATATCTTGCTCTTTCTCAGCGCTCCGTTCATCGCCGGTTTCTATGGGATTCCCGAACTGGCCCCTCTTTCCCGTTTCATGTTTCTGGGCTTTCTGATAGGTTGTACAGGTACTGTGCATGGGGCCATCTTCACCAAACGGCTGATGATCAAAGAGAAGATACACATCAATCTGATTGCCTTGTTCTGCTCGGGATGCATAGGCTTGGCAATGGCATATTGCGGAATGGCATATTGGGCGATAGCCACACAGCAGGTCAGTTACATGCTGCTGATGGTAAGCATGCTATGGTACAAGTCACCTTGGAAGCCGACACTCCAGTTCAGTGCCGCCCCCCTGAAAGAAATGCTGCCATTCAGCATCAAAATTGCCTTTACCAACATCTTCAACCAAATCAACCAGAACATACTGACCGTATTGATGGGAAAATACTATACTTCCCGGCAAGTGGGCTACTACACCCAAGGAAACAAATGGATGATGATGGGAAGTTCGCTTGTGACAAGCATGGTGACCAACGTTGCCCAGCCCGTACTGATACAGGTATCGTCCGAAGTGGAGAGGCAAAAGAATGTTTTCAGGAAAATGCTGCGCTTTGTCTCATTCATATCCTTCCCCGCCATGCTGGGACTGGCATTGATAGCTCCTGAACTCATTACGATCACCATAACCGACAAATGGCAGGCCAGCGTACGCATCCTTCAGCTGCTATGCGTTTGGGGAGCCGTTATCCCTATCAACAGCCTATATTCGAACATGATTATCAGCCGGGGACAGTCCCAAGTTTACATGTGGAATACGGTTGCACTCGGCATTCTCCAGATATTGGCCCTCATATTCATGAGCCGCTACGGCATCTTCGCCATGCTGGCCACCTTTACGACAATCAATGTCATGTGGCTGGGAATATGGAACGCCTTTGCACGAAAAAGCATCGGACTCCAATATTCCGAGATGCTGAAAGACCTGTTGCCATTCCTCATGGCAGCAATCGCAACAACAACGGTGACTTACGTGTTGACCCAAAACATTACCAACCCCTACATGTCCCTCGCATGCAAAACGGCACTTGCCGTCCTGCTTTATGCAACCATCATGTGGGCAGGAAAATCGGTTATTTTTAAGGAGTCCATCAGATATATCCTGAAAAGGGAAAGCAAATAA
- a CDS encoding glycosyltransferase family 92 protein — translation MEYITHVETNKRTLFWTFIRYIRYAMSFLCLNMQKKTGKQQKKYTVAVCAIFKNESVFLKEWLEYHLLIGVEHFYLYNNFSEDNYQDILAPYIEKGQVTLTEWPVQFGQLPAYKDCFQKAKDETRWIAYIDLDEFICLRREQNIRNWIQKYDKYPTVYVNWKQFGTSGRLQHDDSQLVIEQYTACWPHPVNSGKSFVNTSYTFHRFECHMFYPDVRFLGIKTTILPVNEFKKFIHYWIMRSPRKGESEIQINHYYNRSYAQYLYKTLHRGDACSADSQKGREKQGLFEWTETLNTSRDYTIQRFLLLLKLRMQ, via the coding sequence ATGGAATACATCACTCATGTAGAAACAAATAAAAGAACGCTGTTTTGGACGTTTATCAGATACATCAGATATGCGATGTCCTTTCTCTGCCTCAATATGCAGAAGAAAACCGGAAAACAGCAAAAGAAATACACCGTAGCCGTCTGCGCCATATTCAAGAATGAGAGTGTTTTCCTGAAAGAATGGCTGGAGTACCATCTGCTGATAGGCGTAGAACATTTCTATCTGTACAACAATTTTTCGGAGGACAATTATCAGGACATCCTTGCTCCCTATATAGAGAAAGGACAAGTCACCCTGACGGAATGGCCCGTACAATTCGGCCAACTGCCGGCCTACAAAGATTGTTTCCAAAAAGCAAAAGACGAGACACGCTGGATAGCCTACATTGATTTGGATGAATTCATTTGCCTGCGCCGGGAACAAAACATACGGAACTGGATACAGAAATACGACAAGTATCCCACCGTCTATGTGAACTGGAAACAGTTCGGTACATCGGGCAGGCTGCAACATGACGACAGCCAACTGGTGATAGAGCAATATACAGCTTGCTGGCCGCATCCGGTGAACTCCGGCAAGTCCTTTGTCAACACCAGCTATACTTTCCACAGGTTTGAGTGCCACATGTTCTATCCCGACGTACGTTTCTTAGGGATAAAGACAACGATACTCCCTGTCAACGAGTTTAAAAAGTTTATACACTATTGGATTATGCGGTCGCCCCGGAAAGGAGAATCCGAAATACAGATTAATCACTATTACAACCGTTCATACGCACAATATCTCTACAAGACCCTGCATCGCGGAGATGCCTGTTCCGCCGACAGCCAAAAAGGAAGAGAGAAGCAAGGTCTCTTTGAATGGACCGAAACCCTCAACACATCAAGGGACTACACCATACAACGCTTCCTCCTGCTGCTAAAGCTAAGGATGCAGTAG
- a CDS encoding KdsC family phosphatase: MLPKLVITDIDGVWTDGGMYYTADGDVMKRFSVKDGWGVIFLRELGIPVAIMTGENTQIVQKRADKLKIKYCYLGVKDKVAQARELCRELGISLDEVAFIGDDLNDLPLLRLVGYSASPANTPGYVKREVKYVTAAHGGYGAFREFVEKLLEDNGVLEDTVSKFL, from the coding sequence ATGTTACCGAAGTTAGTAATTACCGATATAGACGGTGTGTGGACCGACGGTGGAATGTATTATACCGCCGACGGTGATGTTATGAAGCGTTTTTCCGTAAAAGACGGCTGGGGGGTGATTTTCCTGCGCGAGCTGGGCATACCCGTAGCTATTATGACCGGAGAAAACACGCAAATCGTGCAGAAACGTGCTGATAAGCTGAAAATCAAGTATTGTTATCTGGGAGTAAAGGATAAGGTGGCACAGGCAAGGGAACTTTGTCGCGAACTGGGCATTTCATTGGATGAAGTGGCTTTCATTGGCGATGATTTGAATGACTTGCCGTTGCTGCGTCTGGTAGGTTACAGCGCTTCTCCTGCCAATACGCCCGGATATGTAAAACGCGAGGTGAAGTACGTGACGGCTGCGCATGGCGGCTACGGCGCTTTCCGCGAGTTTGTGGAGAAGCTGCTGGAAGATAACGGAGTGCTGGAAGACACCGTCAGTAAGTTTCTGTGA
- a CDS encoding N-acetylneuraminate synthase family protein has translation MKSTYIIGEIGQNHNGSVDIAKLIVDLVSRPVREEVFNLELRPMDAVKMTKRDLSEELTDSQMNRPYDSPHSFGRTYGEHRAYLELTDEEHFDVYKHAKSLGLDFVETLCSKGCMSLLKLFTPDRLKVASRDLTNLPLLEVMAETKIPIILSTGMAGKKELDDALEVITRYHNDISILHCVSQYPTRPDNLNLKTIAYLKRHYGQYPIGFSDHTIGIAAPVVAVGMGAEIIEKHITIDRRMKGTDQQGSLGPDGVNRMIRDIRIAEHWLGREELYIDPAVAAAKVKLERSIATNKALHPGDIIKEEDIHLLSPGDGFKWADCDKVVGRQVRKEIPRNEIIYPDSII, from the coding sequence ATGAAGAGTACATACATTATCGGAGAAATAGGACAGAACCACAACGGCTCCGTCGATATAGCTAAATTGATTGTCGATTTGGTGTCACGCCCTGTACGCGAAGAAGTCTTTAATCTGGAACTGCGCCCTATGGATGCGGTGAAGATGACCAAACGGGACTTGAGCGAAGAACTGACCGATTCGCAGATGAATCGCCCCTACGACTCTCCTCACTCTTTCGGCCGTACCTATGGCGAGCATCGCGCTTACTTGGAGCTGACGGACGAGGAGCATTTCGATGTTTATAAGCACGCCAAGTCATTGGGATTGGACTTTGTGGAGACCCTGTGCTCAAAGGGGTGCATGTCTCTGCTGAAACTCTTCACTCCCGACCGCCTGAAGGTGGCGAGTCGCGACCTTACCAACCTGCCGTTGCTGGAGGTGATGGCCGAAACCAAAATACCCATTATTCTCTCCACCGGCATGGCAGGGAAGAAAGAGTTGGACGATGCCTTGGAGGTGATTACCCGCTATCACAACGATATATCCATATTGCATTGCGTGTCGCAATATCCCACCCGGCCGGACAACCTGAACCTGAAAACGATTGCCTATCTGAAGCGCCATTACGGGCAGTATCCTATCGGTTTCTCCGACCATACCATCGGTATTGCAGCTCCGGTGGTTGCCGTAGGCATGGGGGCGGAGATTATAGAGAAGCACATCACCATCGACCGCCGTATGAAAGGCACAGACCAGCAAGGCTCCTTAGGGCCGGACGGGGTGAACCGCATGATTCGCGACATCCGCATAGCCGAGCATTGGCTGGGTAGGGAAGAATTGTATATCGATCCTGCTGTTGCTGCTGCCAAAGTGAAGCTGGAGCGTTCCATTGCCACGAATAAGGCGTTGCATCCCGGAGATATTATTAAGGAGGAGGATATTCACTTGCTCAGCCCGGGCGACGGATTCAAGTGGGCGGACTGCGATAAGGTGGTAGGCCGCCAAGTGCGGAAAGAGATACCACGCAACGAGATTATTTATCCCGATTCTATCATTTAA
- a CDS encoding cytidylyltransferase domain-containing protein, translating to MRDGIIIQARTGSTRLHNKILLPFYGEQRIIDILIGNIKQACAGKTIVLATTDRPQDGILEEVAREAGICCYRGDENNVLDRFVQAAAEFNLDRFIRVCSDNPFLRPDTFPAFFREHDARPADYIAYGFADGRPTIKSHLGLFAELTTTDALRRAAAATQEKLYIEHVTIYLYTHPEVFSVRLLPLPDELEGRLDLRFTLDTMEDFTLLQELYAAFYEQTDRSIHALLRLVEKHPEYRVRMLENIARNEK from the coding sequence ATGAGAGACGGAATTATCATTCAGGCGCGTACCGGTTCGACCCGGCTGCATAACAAAATATTGCTTCCTTTCTATGGTGAGCAGCGTATTATCGACATCTTAATCGGCAATATCAAGCAGGCTTGCGCCGGTAAGACAATTGTCCTTGCCACTACGGACCGCCCGCAGGATGGTATATTGGAAGAGGTTGCCCGCGAAGCGGGTATCTGTTGCTACCGGGGGGACGAGAACAACGTACTCGACCGTTTCGTACAAGCGGCTGCGGAGTTCAATCTCGACCGCTTTATCCGCGTTTGTTCGGACAATCCTTTTCTGCGTCCGGACACTTTCCCGGCTTTCTTCAGGGAACATGATGCCCGGCCGGCGGACTACATCGCCTACGGCTTTGCTGACGGTCGCCCTACCATCAAGTCGCATTTAGGACTGTTTGCCGAGTTGACGACAACTGATGCCTTGCGTCGCGCCGCTGCTGCCACGCAGGAAAAGCTGTATATAGAGCACGTTACGATTTATCTCTATACGCATCCCGAAGTATTCAGCGTCCGTCTGCTGCCGTTGCCCGATGAATTGGAAGGGAGGTTGGACCTTCGCTTTACGCTTGACACAATGGAGGATTTCACTTTGTTGCAAGAGCTTTATGCCGCTTTCTATGAACAGACCGACCGCAGTATCCACGCACTGCTCAGGTTGGTGGAAAAGCATCCGGAGTATCGCGTTAGGATGTTGGAGAATATTGCGAGGAACGAAAAGTAA
- a CDS encoding glycosyltransferase family 4 protein, whose product MRVLLINTSERIGGAAVAASRLMESLKNNGIKAKLLVRDKQTDRITVVSLSHNWRMVWKFVWERIVIWKANCFKRDNIFAVDIANTGTDITTLPEFQQADIIHLHWINQGMLSLKNIENILASGKPVVWTMHDMWPCTGICHHARECIRYQQECHNCPFIYGNGGKKDLSYRTFHKKQDLYKGRHINFVTCSHWLEGLANKSALLTGHTVTCIPNPINTNLFKPHNKQEARSKCNLPQNTKLVLFGSVKITDKRKGIDYLIDSCKLLAEKHPELKEKLGVVVFGKESQQLANLLPFKVYPLDFVSNEHQLVDIYNAVDLFVTPSLEENLPNMIMEAMACGIPCVGFNVGGIPEMIDHLHNGYVAQYKSSEDFANGIYWTLTDPDYPNLCEQACRKAVTHYSESTIAKKYIDLYNKVTGRNA is encoded by the coding sequence ATGAGAGTACTATTAATCAATACATCCGAACGTATCGGTGGAGCAGCCGTAGCAGCCAGCCGACTCATGGAATCGCTCAAGAACAACGGCATCAAAGCCAAACTCCTGGTGCGCGACAAGCAGACAGACCGGATTACCGTAGTTTCATTAAGCCACAACTGGCGTATGGTGTGGAAATTCGTATGGGAACGTATCGTCATATGGAAAGCCAACTGCTTCAAAAGAGACAACATCTTTGCCGTTGACATCGCCAACACCGGTACGGACATCACCACACTGCCGGAGTTCCAACAAGCAGACATCATTCACCTCCACTGGATCAACCAGGGAATGTTATCCCTGAAAAATATCGAAAACATCCTTGCCTCAGGCAAACCTGTCGTATGGACCATGCACGACATGTGGCCCTGTACAGGCATCTGCCACCATGCCCGCGAATGTATCCGCTATCAGCAAGAATGTCATAACTGCCCCTTCATCTATGGCAATGGCGGCAAGAAAGACCTCTCCTACCGGACTTTCCACAAGAAACAGGACTTGTACAAAGGACGACACATCAACTTCGTGACATGCAGCCACTGGCTGGAAGGTCTGGCCAATAAAAGTGCCCTGCTCACCGGACATACAGTCACCTGTATCCCCAACCCCATCAACACGAACCTATTTAAACCGCATAATAAACAAGAGGCGCGTAGCAAATGCAACCTGCCGCAAAACACCAAACTTGTGCTGTTCGGTTCCGTAAAAATAACAGATAAGCGGAAAGGAATTGACTACCTGATAGACTCGTGCAAATTACTGGCAGAGAAACATCCTGAATTGAAAGAAAAACTCGGTGTCGTTGTTTTCGGCAAGGAATCGCAACAATTGGCCAACCTACTGCCTTTCAAGGTCTATCCACTGGATTTTGTCAGCAACGAGCATCAATTAGTGGATATTTACAACGCAGTAGACCTTTTCGTCACCCCTTCATTAGAAGAAAACCTGCCTAATATGATAATGGAAGCCATGGCATGCGGAATTCCTTGCGTCGGTTTCAATGTGGGCGGCATTCCCGAAATGATAGACCATTTGCACAATGGCTATGTGGCGCAATATAAATCGTCCGAAGATTTTGCCAACGGCATCTATTGGACATTGACCGACCCGGATTATCCCAACCTCTGCGAACAAGCCTGCCGAAAAGCCGTCACTCACTATTCGGAGAGCACGATTGCCAAAAAATATATTGACCTGTATAATAAAGTCACCGGAAGAAATGCATAA
- a CDS encoding glycosyltransferase family 2 protein, whose amino-acid sequence MHNHPTPKFSIITVTYNAEAVLEDTIQSVISQTYHHVEYIIIDGASKDKTLSIADRYKEHIAQVVSEPDKGLYDAMNKGIRLATGDYLCFLNAGDSFHEDDTLQQMVHTLTGNQLPDVLYGETALVDKEGHFIRMRRLSAPETLTWKSFKQGMLVCHQAFFAKRSLVEPYNLKYRFSADFDWCIRIMKKAQRLHNTHLTIIDYLEEGMTTQNRKASLKERFRIMAQHYGLISTVAHHAWFVLRAVLKK is encoded by the coding sequence ATGCATAATCATCCCACCCCGAAATTCAGCATCATCACTGTGACCTACAACGCCGAAGCAGTATTGGAAGATACCATCCAAAGCGTCATCTCACAGACCTATCACCACGTGGAGTACATCATCATCGACGGAGCATCCAAAGATAAAACGCTTTCCATTGCAGACAGGTACAAGGAGCACATCGCACAAGTAGTGAGCGAGCCGGACAAAGGCCTGTACGACGCCATGAACAAGGGTATCCGGCTGGCTACGGGCGATTATCTCTGCTTCCTCAATGCCGGCGACAGCTTCCATGAAGATGACACGCTGCAACAAATGGTGCATACGCTGACCGGCAACCAGCTCCCCGACGTATTGTACGGTGAAACGGCCCTGGTAGATAAGGAAGGACACTTCATCCGTATGCGCCGTCTCTCCGCTCCGGAGACGCTGACATGGAAAAGTTTCAAACAAGGAATGCTGGTGTGCCACCAAGCCTTCTTTGCCAAACGCAGCTTAGTGGAACCGTACAACCTGAAATACCGCTTCTCCGCCGACTTCGATTGGTGCATCCGAATTATGAAGAAAGCACAAAGGCTGCATAATACCCACCTTACAATAATAGATTATCTTGAAGAAGGGATGACCACCCAAAATAGGAAGGCGTCACTCAAAGAACGTTTCCGCATCATGGCGCAACATTACGGCTTGATAAGTACGGTGGCACATCATGCCTGGTTTGTACTAAGGGCGGTACTGAAGAAGTAA